Part of the Devosia sp. SL43 genome, GCCGACAGTCAGATAGCCGCCGTTGATCAGGAAATAGCTCAGCGGCCGGCGCTCGAACAGGGTGAGCACACCGACGCTGAGCGCGGCCCAGCCGAAGCCGGCGGCAACGGCAGCGCCGATGGCAAAGCCGAGTGTCGTCTCGGGGCCGGCGATGAAGAAGGCGAGGTTTGCCGCCATGATCAGGGTGAGGATGAACGCCACCCCGAAGATCACCGCTGGACTGCCGCGCGCCACGTCCTGGTCGCTGAGATTGGCGGCGCGGCGCCAGGCCTTGTCGAACAGCAGGGGCGAATACCAGATGCCGCCGATGACGAACATCGACAGCGCCGCGGCGATCACCGCCAGCCAGTTGACGATAGGCATGCTTGAATATCCCCCGATTTGGTTGAGCCGATCATGCCGGGATGCCGCGGTCTTAGTCTTGTAAATTTCCGCAATCCGGCGCGACGACAATGGGCAGGAAATCGGTGAGCCCGGCATAACGGGCCGCGTAGGCGCCGGGCGTCATACCGGCAAAGGCTACGAATTCGTGGCTGAGATGGGATTGATCAAAGTAGCCTTGGGCGCCTGCAAGATCGGCCCAGTCGGGTTCCATGCCCGCGGTCAGGCCGCCAATGACGCGCTGGAAGCGGCGCATGCGGGCATAGTGCTTGAGGCTGGTGCCCAACCAGCGTCGGGTCAGCAGCTGGATGTGGCGCTCGGAGCGGCCGGTTTCTTCCACCAATGCCCGGATTGGCAGGCCACCCGTCTCGATGCGGCGGGTGAGGTGCACGATCAGCGGATCGCGCCTCGCCGCACCGCCGCTGCGCTCGAGCAGCCAGCTCTCCGCCAGGGCGAACATCGCCTGCGGATCACGCCCCGACAGCACGCGGTCGCGCAGGCTGGTGGCACTGCTGCCCAACACCGCATCGAGCCCGAACACGCTGTCGGTGAGCGCATCGGTCGGGGCGCCGATGAAGGGCATTGCGCCGCCGGGCGTGAAGGCGATGACCAGCATCTCCGCCATGGCCTGCGCCTCGATGACGATGGGCCTGCCATGCACGCCAGAAATCCACGCCTTACGGAAATCGTCGCCTGCAGTGGTGGTCTCGTCGCGGAACAGCCGCTTGGGGCGGTCGGTGAGATCGACCACGAGCTCCATCATGCCATCGGGCAACAGCTTCTCGCGCTGGAAATCGGGCATGAAGCCGGAAAAATGGATCATCGCCGCGACACAGTCGCTGAGATGCGGACCCGGACGGTGCACGGTCATTTCCATGATGGCAGCAAATCCCTGCGCCGGGCTGCTGACAAGACCCTTCGCAGTGATCGGCTGACATGTTAGCTCTTGGGCATGCAGCAAGCCGTCCTCTCCGCCCCACCCCTTCACCAGAAAACCCCCGACCGGCAGGCGGCCGGAGAGCGGGTTGCTGCGCGGCTCAAGGGCAAGGTGGGCGGCCGGATTCATACTGATCCGCTCATGACTTACGCCTGGAGCGGCGATGCCAGCTCGTACCGGCTGATCCCCGCCGTGGTGGTGTTCATCAATTCCGAGGACGAGGTGCGGGCGGTGATGGCCGCGGCGCGGGCGGAAAAGCTGCCGATTACCTTTCGGGCGGCCGGAACGTCGCTGTCCGGGCAGGCGGTGACCGATGGGGTGCTGGCGGTTTTGGGCGATGGCTGGCGCAAGCTCGATATCCATCCTGACGCCGAGCAGATCACACTGGGGCCGGCGATCATCGTGGCCAATGCCAACAAGGCGTTGAAACCGTTCAACAAAAAGATCGGCCCCGATCCGGCCAGCCAGGCCACCTGCAAGATCGGCGGCGTGGTCAACAACAACTCGTCGGGCATGTGCTGCGGGGTGGCGCAGAACACCTATCATACCATGGCGCGGCTGCGGATCGTGCTGACCGACGGGACGATGCTCGACAGTGGCGATGCGGCGAGCCGCGATGCGTTTCGCGCCAGTCATGCCAGCATGCTGGAGGGCTTGCACCGGCTGCATCACGAGGTGATGGCTGATCCGGACCTCGTGACGCT contains:
- a CDS encoding DUF1761 domain-containing protein, with the protein product MPIVNWLAVIAAALSMFVIGGIWYSPLLFDKAWRRAANLSDQDVARGSPAVIFGVAFILTLIMAANLAFFIAGPETTLGFAIGAAVAAGFGWAALSVGVLTLFERRPLSYFLINGGYLTVGFAVMGLILGLWR
- a CDS encoding DUF6597 domain-containing transcriptional factor, with the translated sequence MLHAQELTCQPITAKGLVSSPAQGFAAIMEMTVHRPGPHLSDCVAAMIHFSGFMPDFQREKLLPDGMMELVVDLTDRPKRLFRDETTTAGDDFRKAWISGVHGRPIVIEAQAMAEMLVIAFTPGGAMPFIGAPTDALTDSVFGLDAVLGSSATSLRDRVLSGRDPQAMFALAESWLLERSGGAARRDPLIVHLTRRIETGGLPIRALVEETGRSERHIQLLTRRWLGTSLKHYARMRRFQRVIGGLTAGMEPDWADLAGAQGYFDQSHLSHEFVAFAGMTPGAYAARYAGLTDFLPIVVAPDCGNLQD